A single Thunnus thynnus chromosome 6, fThuThy2.1, whole genome shotgun sequence DNA region contains:
- the tcea2 gene encoding transcription elongation factor A protein 2 isoform X2, which produces MAKNQEVERIAKKLDKMVHKKNTDGALDLLRELKNIKMSLETLQSTRVGMSVNAVRKQSSDDEVQTLAKALIKSWKKLLDGSDGKSEEKEKKKKEGSPVRSSSTSKDSCSSEKSKKSGDPPTTPTSPTTPTSPTSPTTPTLPLMVTSFPPAPVTSDSVRNKCRELLVAALQTDDDHKTIGVNCEHLAAQIEEQIFREFKSTDMKYKSRLRSRISNLKDQKNPDLRRNVLCGNISPQRIASMTAEEMASAELKLMREALTKESIREHQLSRVGGTETDMFICSKCHGKNCSYTQVQTRSADEPMTTFVLCNGCGNRWKSLFCWELLPAAAGNKADESANTEP; this is translated from the exons ATGGCTAAAAACCAGGAAGTGGAGCGCATCGCCAAAAAACTGGATAAAATGGTGCACAAGAAGAACACG GACGGCGCTCTTGACCTGCTGAGGGAGTTGAAGAACATCAAAATGTCTCTGGAGACTCTGCAG TCCACCAGAGTTGGAATGTCGGTGAACGCTGTGAGGAAACAGAGCTCAGATGATGAAGTTCAGACTCTGGCCAAAGCTCTCATCAAGTCCTGGAAGAAACTgctgg ATGGTTCAGATGGTAAatcagaggaaaaggaaaagaagaaaaaggagggcTCTCCCGTGAGGTCATCGTCCACCTCCAAGGACTCTTGCAGCAGCGAGAAAAG TAAGAAGTCTGGGGATCCCCCTACCACCCCAACCTCGCCCACCACACCCACCTCACCCACCTCACCCACCACGCCCACCCTCCCTCTTATGGTCACCTCCTTCCCCCCTGCCCCTGTCACCTCCGACAGTGTCCGGAACAAGTGTCGAGAGCTGCTGGTGGCCGCGCTGCAGACTGACG atgaTCACAAAACCATTGGAGTCAACTGCGAGCACCTTGCAGCACAAATCGAGGAG CAGATCTTCCGTGAGTTTAAATCGAcagatatgaaatataaaagccGTCTGCGAAGCCGCATCTCCAACCTGAAGGATCAGAAGAATCCTGACCTGCGGCGTAACGTCCTATGTGGAAACATCTCACCTCAACGCATTGCCTCCATGACTGCTGAG gaGATGGCGAGTGCAGAACTGAAGCTGATGAGAGAGGCTCTGACTAAAGAGTCCATCAGAGAGCATCAGCTGTCGAGGGTCGGAGGCACTGAGACGGACATGTTCATCTGCAGCAAGTGTCATGGAAAGAACTGCTCATACACACAG gtgcaAACTCGCAGTGCTGATGAGCCCATGACCACCTTTGTGTTGTGTAACGGCTGTGGCAACCGATGGAag agcttgtTTTGCTGGGAActgcttcctgctgctgctggaaacaaggctGATGAGAGTGCTAATACCGAGCCATAA
- the tcea2 gene encoding transcription elongation factor A protein 2 isoform X1 — protein MAKNQEVERIAKKLDKMVHKKNTDGALDLLRELKNIKMSLETLQSTRVGMSVNAVRKQSSDDEVQTLAKALIKSWKKLLDGSDGKSEEKEKKKKEGSPVRSSSTSKDSCSSEKSSKKSGDPPTTPTSPTTPTSPTSPTTPTLPLMVTSFPPAPVTSDSVRNKCRELLVAALQTDDDHKTIGVNCEHLAAQIEEQIFREFKSTDMKYKSRLRSRISNLKDQKNPDLRRNVLCGNISPQRIASMTAEEMASAELKLMREALTKESIREHQLSRVGGTETDMFICSKCHGKNCSYTQVQTRSADEPMTTFVLCNGCGNRWKSLFCWELLPAAAGNKADESANTEP, from the exons ATGGCTAAAAACCAGGAAGTGGAGCGCATCGCCAAAAAACTGGATAAAATGGTGCACAAGAAGAACACG GACGGCGCTCTTGACCTGCTGAGGGAGTTGAAGAACATCAAAATGTCTCTGGAGACTCTGCAG TCCACCAGAGTTGGAATGTCGGTGAACGCTGTGAGGAAACAGAGCTCAGATGATGAAGTTCAGACTCTGGCCAAAGCTCTCATCAAGTCCTGGAAGAAACTgctgg ATGGTTCAGATGGTAAatcagaggaaaaggaaaagaagaaaaaggagggcTCTCCCGTGAGGTCATCGTCCACCTCCAAGGACTCTTGCAGCAGCGAGAAAAG CAGTAAGAAGTCTGGGGATCCCCCTACCACCCCAACCTCGCCCACCACACCCACCTCACCCACCTCACCCACCACGCCCACCCTCCCTCTTATGGTCACCTCCTTCCCCCCTGCCCCTGTCACCTCCGACAGTGTCCGGAACAAGTGTCGAGAGCTGCTGGTGGCCGCGCTGCAGACTGACG atgaTCACAAAACCATTGGAGTCAACTGCGAGCACCTTGCAGCACAAATCGAGGAG CAGATCTTCCGTGAGTTTAAATCGAcagatatgaaatataaaagccGTCTGCGAAGCCGCATCTCCAACCTGAAGGATCAGAAGAATCCTGACCTGCGGCGTAACGTCCTATGTGGAAACATCTCACCTCAACGCATTGCCTCCATGACTGCTGAG gaGATGGCGAGTGCAGAACTGAAGCTGATGAGAGAGGCTCTGACTAAAGAGTCCATCAGAGAGCATCAGCTGTCGAGGGTCGGAGGCACTGAGACGGACATGTTCATCTGCAGCAAGTGTCATGGAAAGAACTGCTCATACACACAG gtgcaAACTCGCAGTGCTGATGAGCCCATGACCACCTTTGTGTTGTGTAACGGCTGTGGCAACCGATGGAag agcttgtTTTGCTGGGAActgcttcctgctgctgctggaaacaaggctGATGAGAGTGCTAATACCGAGCCATAA
- the tcea2 gene encoding transcription elongation factor A protein 2 isoform X3, whose translation MAKNQEVERIAKKLDKMVHKKNTDGALDLLRELKNIKMSLETLQSTRVGMSVNAVRKQSSDDEVQTLAKALIKSWKKLLDGSDGKSEEKEKKKKEGSPVRSSSTSKDSCSSEKSSKKSGDPPTTPTSPTTPTSPTSPTTPTLPLMVTSFPPAPVTSDSVRNKCRELLVAALQTDDDHKTIGVNCEHLAAQIEEQIFREFKSTDMKYKSRLRSRISNLKDQKNPDLRRNVLCGNISPQRIASMTAEEMASAELKLMREALTKESIREHQLSRVGGTETDMFICSKCHGKNCSYTQVQTRSADEPMTTFVLCNGCGNRWKFC comes from the exons ATGGCTAAAAACCAGGAAGTGGAGCGCATCGCCAAAAAACTGGATAAAATGGTGCACAAGAAGAACACG GACGGCGCTCTTGACCTGCTGAGGGAGTTGAAGAACATCAAAATGTCTCTGGAGACTCTGCAG TCCACCAGAGTTGGAATGTCGGTGAACGCTGTGAGGAAACAGAGCTCAGATGATGAAGTTCAGACTCTGGCCAAAGCTCTCATCAAGTCCTGGAAGAAACTgctgg ATGGTTCAGATGGTAAatcagaggaaaaggaaaagaagaaaaaggagggcTCTCCCGTGAGGTCATCGTCCACCTCCAAGGACTCTTGCAGCAGCGAGAAAAG CAGTAAGAAGTCTGGGGATCCCCCTACCACCCCAACCTCGCCCACCACACCCACCTCACCCACCTCACCCACCACGCCCACCCTCCCTCTTATGGTCACCTCCTTCCCCCCTGCCCCTGTCACCTCCGACAGTGTCCGGAACAAGTGTCGAGAGCTGCTGGTGGCCGCGCTGCAGACTGACG atgaTCACAAAACCATTGGAGTCAACTGCGAGCACCTTGCAGCACAAATCGAGGAG CAGATCTTCCGTGAGTTTAAATCGAcagatatgaaatataaaagccGTCTGCGAAGCCGCATCTCCAACCTGAAGGATCAGAAGAATCCTGACCTGCGGCGTAACGTCCTATGTGGAAACATCTCACCTCAACGCATTGCCTCCATGACTGCTGAG gaGATGGCGAGTGCAGAACTGAAGCTGATGAGAGAGGCTCTGACTAAAGAGTCCATCAGAGAGCATCAGCTGTCGAGGGTCGGAGGCACTGAGACGGACATGTTCATCTGCAGCAAGTGTCATGGAAAGAACTGCTCATACACACAG gtgcaAACTCGCAGTGCTGATGAGCCCATGACCACCTTTGTGTTGTGTAACGGCTGTGGCAACCGATGGAag ttctGTTGA